From the Chanos chanos chromosome 7, fChaCha1.1, whole genome shotgun sequence genome, the window TTTTAACAAAATATAGTTTTCTGCTAGTTTCTACAGACAAATTtgcaaaggaaaggaaaaggatAATGGTGTACGTTTTCACAAAGTGTCGCAAATTACAAAGAGCTGTCCTAAATTAATGATAAATTCAACCAAGTCCTTAACGTAGTTGGGTCTCTGCTTGAGATCAACAAGGGGAATAAAGACGGGGAATACAGAGTATAGATTCTACAATGACTTTAAATTAAAGGATGAATATCCTTTAAGTCAAAGACAGTCGACTCTGAGTTAGTTGTGAGTGGGCTTTACCATTGGGATAGGTTGGGCGGAGCCAGAAGATTGGCAGGTCTCCGCAGAGTTCTAGGATCTTCTCGCTCAGGAAGCTGTTGTCCTTCAAAGGTTGATCAGCAGCAACCCAGATAAGAGACTCTTCCTCGAACTTGGCAGGCATGATCTCGTCCTCCTGTGGGAATCCAATTATACATTTGATAGATTATGGTGTTGTCTCATTTAGTCATAGTGCTCCAATCTTGTTCTTCTCACCCCATAGAATTGCATGTCCTGTGTAAGGGGCCGGGAGAATTCATTTGAGAATTACTGAATGGTATCATGACAACAAATTACACAGGAGGAAGACACCTTACTCGATATACAGTACAGGCTGTATACAAGTAATAGTGTGTAACAAGCCTTTTAATATGATGCAGCCTTGTAGGCTTTGTAGTGTGTTAGCTCCCATATCCAGATTTGGCATAGAAACCAATGCTGTAAAGATATGGCCAGCAAGAggcctgtttttctttaattgcaAGTTGTTTCATAATGGGCATGTAAAACTGTCTCATGCATTGTTTttgaccacaaacacacactgctgttgacaGGACCACCCTTATCTATGGGTACCAGCTTACTTAGatgacaaggggaaaaaaagaaccacacTGTATGAATATTCACATGAACATTTGCATCGAATCGTTTAAAAATGGATTACTtgcttaaaaacacatttgctcTGGAACAACCAAGTTGGTAGTCATGGTTGTTATGAAAACGACGTCTCCAAATGTGCaatgtaaaatgaatgttgCAGCTGTTAGGTGAGGGGAGGGTGGTATCACCACTCTAATTTGGAGATTGGTTTTGGCAGCAACCCTAAAAGAGCTGGGAGCTCCTTTTGTAAGGGGTCTCCAGAGCTGTGGGTTGTACATGTTTAAACTGGATGGTTTAGTGCCTCAGGCAGGAATACTAACTGTGAATCTTCAGGCACAGTATGCCAAAAGCTATAGCCATACACATAGTCACTCACTTCAATTtgttctcttgtcttttttcttgtctcttcaattttttcttttttttttttatattatcaaataaaaaagaacaggatTCAAACTGACAGTCAGCTCTTGTCAATGGGTGCTTAGTTTTTATTCTTAATGTTGTCCAATCCAAAATCTACTccgtgacattttttttttgacaataaataacaattaaCTGCAGTATCTTTCAAGGACATTTTCATAGCACGCATTAAATAAATCTGCCGTTATCCGTCATACATTGcaatttttaaagaaagaaagattctACAGTATAAGAGACAGGTGTACAAGGTTGCCAGTGTGTTCAGATGGAGAAATGTTAAATCTTTAAAGAGGATTACCAGAGAGTCACCTTCTAACCTACCAAGTCAAACATCAGCGAGTCCTTGTTGAGCTTGTCCACGTCTGGAAGGTGACCCTTGGCTTGAGTCTTGATGTAGCATTTTTCTCCCCCAGCAAATCGGATGCCGGTGATTCCCTGTTCATGACAATCACACAGCTCACAACAGCTCAGGTAAGTAAAGTAAAGAGAATTAAAGTAATGCTGCTTTGATAAGAAAGTAAGGAGAATGATCCAGACACAAAATTACAGGCTCTATGATggggttgtgttttttttttggtgttgatAATATTACCTAGGTTTAACTATAGCAatacattttctaaaaatgtttgaTTCATGAACCTACGATGAACTGCATATCTGCataatcatttttctttttcttcgaGGCTTAGTTCTTCAAGAGATACGGTGGATAGAGAACGGGGAGATTAATTAGCATAAGGGAATCTTAAAGACTGCCTCTCCTAAAGTTAAGACATTAAAATCTTATTTCTTCAAGTGAGGGTTAAGCACTGATCCTGGGCTAGATTTCTGTCTGTATGGAGATCTATTCAAAAATCAGCAACATCTGAAACTGGTGACTAGGCTTTATGTTTGGGCTATGCTTAGGGAACCGATCTTCAagtgatgctctctctctctccctctctctctctttctctctctcattcttccccccccctctctctctccctgtgtgtgagtgtgcgtgtgtgtgtgtgtgtgtgtgtgtgtgtgtgtgtgtagacctgTAACTTTGCAAGCAGGAAGAAAACCCTAAAACTTACAATATGGAAGTCATGAACCTCAACGGCTTCATCATTTCCACTTCCTGTCCTGAATCTTTCCAAGTTGTTCTCTGCATCGATCTCCATTGATCCCTCCTCCACTTTGCCATTGATGCTCATGGTATAGTGAACATTGTACACCTGCCCAAGgaacacagaaatatacagtacagtaagtGGGTTGTACATAGTTTTGTATCAGTGAGACAAAAAGTAATGCAACTATAAAAGGTCATTTGCTGCATTCTCTGTTCAACCAGATCTAAATACTTTCTAAAAGTATTTCACTATTACACTTAAAGGTGTGTTGTTCCACATTCGGTGTAATTATGGCGTAATAAGTTAGTGGACTTTTTTCCAGTAAAAAGGTTGACCTAGTTCCATTCATCTGTAAAGGTGCCTTAGCTGACAACCTTAAACGAAACGTTACAACCGTGAGTTTACATAATAGCCTACGTAAAATCCAGATTGTTATTCCCCTGGTATTAATTAGAAGTGACGTCATGATGTTTTTGAATAGACACGTCATTCATTGTGTTATTCCTTAGCCCTGCTTCCATCAACAGGAATTACTGATCATATCGTATCACACATCGCTAGAATAAGTATGTGGTGTTGTAGGACACAAACGTAGCAGTCAACACAAAACCTAATTACGCAGACGACGGATACGCCTTACTAAATCAGCATGACAGCGTGGTTTGACATAAGACAACCTGATCGATACTGTCCTTGCATTTCGCCTACATTATGTAACCCAAGTGTGACCTTTAGATATGACGCGCCTTGGTCCACATATCAATCAACCTGCAGTTGTTGCTGTGAATTTCGGCGGTGTACACTTGAAAAATTGTAGGCCTACCTTACGGTGGTCTATTTTGGAATCTGGATATTCTCGCACTCTTTCAAAAACACATGTTGTTGAATGCATTATCCTGACGTTATTTGACGCAGTTTGATCACTGCGATTTAGAGGAGCCTCTGTACCTGTAGGTAACATTTATCTCTGACATACAGAGGAGTCAAGCTCTCTGCTCAACACACCACTCGACCCCTTGGCTTCAGGTAGACCACGACCAGGAACTAAAGGTTTCACAGTGCCATACCAAGCGTACTGTGAACATAGCCTCTCACAggaatacataaatacatgaacaCTGATATTTCCAGATGCATACAGTAAGAAGAAAGCCCAATCccttgaagtaaaaaaaaatcttacatgTTTGTCGTTGACATTCCAGAAGTAAAAGGCACCAATTGCCCCAAAAAGTAGCAGCCCAGCCCCTACAATTAGGACTGCAACTCCAATCTTCAGCAAACGTCCAGAACTGGAGGGTTTAACGGTCACTGCTGTGTACGCCTATGCAAATTGATATTTGATCAGCAGATATTAATAACACAAGTCGTACATCGATGCTGTGATCAGCTATATACGTTTAAGTAATTGCTTCTGACGTACACTGCAGAGCTGGTGCAAGATAAACATGGCTGAATGAATCGACATTTTTTAGTTTTCGACACTAAACTGAGTTCAAATCCCATAAAACAAAAACCGCAGGTAAGATGTAATACATGTCTGCGATTTGTTCAAACTACTCTCAGGTCCTTCAGCCTACTTTTCAGCGTATTTTATTTAGCTCTAACGGAATAAGACGAAAGGAAGTTTATCCAGACGTTTTTAGTACTTACAGGTGGCATGAATTGCTGCATGTCCTCTGGTCCGGCCAGAGCTATCGGTACTTTTTCCGAGGTCTCTGCCATGGCTGCGTGTGGACTAATTCACTGACCACTTGTTCACTTTCAGGCCATGGAGAAAGGAGGGGGAACGCACGGTGAACATGGTGACGTGAGGAAATGACCTGTGTGATTTGCATGTAATATTACCTGACTAGGATGAGAAAAAGTATGGAGCCTAGAAGTCTcatagtttgtttttctgtgttcatgGTGCCTGAAAATCCCTGGGGTGTCATATTAGGGGGAGGGAGTTATTTGATGCTGTTCTGCATTCTTTCAAAATACGATGGAAAATGAAAGCTGCTTTACATGAGTTTCTAGGATCTCGGGGGCCATACCCTGCAATTGATACGTCCAAAAATGGGAAAGTGCTTTTCATCTTTGTAAAGAGACATGGCATTTCTCGCACATAGGTGCGAAGTGTAAACAGACTGGCTTCGACTGGCTTGCAGACACTTTTGTTAAACTGTGTACTTACAGAAAGAATGTCGCTTTCCCTTTCAAAAAGCTTTATTTAATTTGGCGCGTACCAAAGTAGATCCCGTTCTTCTTTAAACGTCTCCATCCATTGTTTCATTGAAACGCACAGCTTATCGAATATGTATGTCATGCCACATACAAATAAGTTAATGACTCTCATTTACTCAAAGTCCCGATTTATGAACAACTCCCTCCAAAAAGGAATAGCTTGTCTATTTAAGATATTGTGAgtaaagaacaaagaacaaacactgaaacaagtACTTGCATAcagaattcagttcagtttctaTTCCAGTGATCCCCCCAccccattttattttaatattccGAAAAACAGTTGGTTAAATGTCGGAAGGATAAATGCAGATTACAAGATTGGAAGGCTCAGCGCCCATTGCACACAACGGTTTTTACGCACAGCCCATTCAATGCGTAGGAAGGCATTTGGCATCAAATACTGGTAGAACACGGCGCAGGTGTTTGGCGCTGGCATTCTCGCCATTGTCTGTTAATAGCTTTACCAAAGATTTCAGGAATCACTGAGATCACTGAACGTCGTTCGTGGTCTGCTCTGTTTGATTGTTCTGCCTAAATTTGTATGCATAAGTTACACCACAATGTATTGTTTGTAATGGCATAATGGAAGgtataatatttataattgaaaatgaaagagactgCTGCATAAGATTACCGATAATGGCCTGATAGCTTGTTCAGAAAAGGCGCgccgacgacgacgacgacgacgactcAGTATGGAAAACTAgtgcatgtctgtctttttcgAAGAACAGATGTTAATTAATGTCTTATCTTCTACATTATTTGTGAAGATGcgaaa encodes:
- the LOC115817493 gene encoding leukocyte cell-derived chemotaxin 1-like isoform X2, with the translated sequence MAETSEKVPIALAGPEDMQQFMPPAYTAVTVKPSSSGRLLKIGVAVLIVGAGLLLFGAIGAFYFWNVNDKHVYNVHYTMSINGKVEEGSMEIDAENNLERFRTGSGNDEAVEVHDFHIGITGIRFAGGEKCYIKTQAKGHLPDVDKLNKDSLMFDLEDEIMPAKFEEESLIWVAADQPLKDNSFLSEKILELCGDLPIFWLRPTYPNGKRKRAVPRARRQVVEEEGDIIEEDEPTFNPENPYHRTVEGEEGTMTFDPMLDHTGVCCTECRRSYTHCQRVCEPLGGYHPWPYHFRGCRAVCRIIMPCRWWVGRILGIL
- the LOC115817493 gene encoding leukocyte cell-derived chemotaxin 1-like isoform X1, with protein sequence MAETSEKVPIALAGPEDMQQFMPPAYTAVTVKPSSSGRLLKIGVAVLIVGAGLLLFGAIGAFYFWNVNDKHVYNVHYTMSINGKVEEGSMEIDAENNLERFRTGSGNDEAVEVHDFHIGITGIRFAGGEKCYIKTQAKGHLPDVDKLNKDSLMFDLEDEIMPAKFEEESLIWVAADQPLKDNSFLSEKILELCGDLPIFWLRPTYPNGGQRKRAVPRARRQVVEEEGDIIEEDEPTFNPENPYHRTVEGEEGTMTFDPMLDHTGVCCTECRRSYTHCQRVCEPLGGYHPWPYHFRGCRAVCRIIMPCRWWVGRILGIL